In one Arenibacter antarcticus genomic region, the following are encoded:
- a CDS encoding anthranilate synthase component I family protein produces MKYPLVSHHKKILADTITPVSVYLKIRDRFPNSILLESSDYHANDNSFSYICCNPIASIALENELLVQQFPDGSTEKIPVNKDTDIPALLHQFSQRFQASNNDFKFINNGLFGYMAYDAVRYFEDITISKKDNSISIPDIYYAVYSNIVAINHFKNEAYIFAHCYQSESNIAEIEQILSAKNFASYNFSKSGDPVSNLMDDEYKEQVELAKKHCHRGDVFQLVLSKRFSQEFKGDEFNVYRALRSINPSPYLFYFDYGDFKIFGSSPEAQLIVKDGKAEIHPIAGTFKRTGNDEQDAELAKKLKIDDKENSEHVMLVDLARNDLSRNGNMVQVENYREVQFFSHVIHLVSKVTGQKKAHIPTMKVVADTFPAGTLSGAPKHMAMQLIEKYEKTNRGYYGGAIGFMDFNGNFNHAIMIRTFLSKNHQLHYQAGAGLVAASIPENELQETYNKLGALTKALEIAESI; encoded by the coding sequence ATGAAATACCCTTTAGTTTCGCATCATAAGAAGATTCTTGCAGACACCATTACCCCTGTAAGTGTTTATTTAAAAATAAGAGATCGTTTTCCCAACAGCATCTTATTGGAGAGTAGCGACTACCATGCTAACGATAATAGTTTTTCGTATATCTGTTGTAATCCAATTGCTTCTATCGCCCTAGAGAATGAGTTGTTGGTACAACAGTTCCCAGATGGTAGTACAGAGAAAATACCCGTAAACAAGGATACGGATATCCCAGCACTATTGCACCAATTCAGTCAACGGTTCCAAGCTTCCAACAATGACTTCAAGTTTATAAACAATGGATTGTTTGGCTATATGGCCTATGATGCCGTTCGATATTTTGAGGATATAACCATCTCCAAAAAAGACAATAGCATTTCCATCCCGGATATATATTATGCCGTATATAGTAATATAGTGGCCATCAACCACTTTAAAAATGAAGCCTATATTTTCGCTCATTGTTACCAATCAGAAAGTAATATTGCAGAGATAGAGCAGATCCTCAGTGCCAAAAACTTTGCCTCTTATAACTTTAGTAAGAGTGGCGATCCAGTTTCTAACTTAATGGACGACGAATATAAGGAGCAGGTAGAATTGGCGAAAAAACACTGCCATAGAGGGGATGTTTTTCAGTTGGTATTATCAAAGCGATTCTCCCAAGAATTTAAGGGAGACGAATTTAATGTTTATCGCGCCCTACGATCCATAAACCCATCGCCCTATTTGTTCTATTTTGATTATGGAGATTTTAAAATATTCGGAAGTTCGCCCGAAGCCCAATTGATCGTAAAGGATGGAAAGGCCGAAATTCACCCCATTGCCGGCACCTTTAAACGAACTGGAAACGATGAACAGGATGCTGAGCTGGCAAAAAAATTAAAAATAGACGATAAGGAGAATAGCGAGCACGTAATGCTGGTTGATCTGGCCCGGAACGATCTCAGTAGAAATGGGAATATGGTACAGGTAGAAAATTATAGAGAGGTTCAATTCTTCTCTCATGTCATCCATCTGGTATCTAAAGTTACCGGACAAAAGAAAGCGCATATCCCCACTATGAAAGTGGTGGCTGACACGTTTCCTGCCGGTACCTTAAGTGGTGCACCTAAACATATGGCCATGCAACTAATTGAAAAATACGAAAAGACAAACCGTGGATATTATGGTGGGGCTATCGGTTTTATGGATTTTAACGGCAATTTTAATCATGCTATTATGATCCGTACCTTTTTAAGTAAAAACCATCAATTGCACTATCAGGCTGGGGCGGGCCTAGTGGCTGCCTCCATCCCCGAAAATGAACTACAGGAAACCTACAACAAACTAGGAGCCCTTACCAAAGCTTTAGAAATAGCAGAGTCCATATAA
- a CDS encoding YceI family protein: MRKTTLSLVLAVVTGFTAIASNPVENDKKIVKASESSVTWKGYKVTGSHYGVIDLKEGALIFNDDKLVGGEFVVDMTTLVSHDLEGEYKGKLENHLKSDDFFGVDKHATSNLVFTKVTATGKNSYEVIGNLTIKGKTNPITFNLSVYGSKATATMKVDRSLYDVKFGSGSFFDNLGDKTIYDEFDLVVDLEF, from the coding sequence ATGAGAAAAACAACATTATCATTAGTATTGGCCGTAGTTACAGGATTCACTGCAATAGCGTCTAACCCAGTTGAAAACGACAAGAAAATAGTAAAAGCCTCGGAAAGCTCCGTAACCTGGAAAGGGTATAAGGTTACTGGTTCCCATTATGGTGTTATAGACCTAAAGGAAGGCGCCTTGATCTTTAACGACGATAAATTAGTAGGCGGGGAATTTGTAGTAGACATGACTACCTTGGTTTCTCACGACTTAGAGGGGGAATACAAAGGAAAATTAGAAAATCACTTAAAATCCGACGATTTCTTTGGAGTAGATAAACATGCTACCTCTAATCTAGTTTTTACAAAAGTAACCGCTACCGGAAAAAACTCCTATGAGGTTATAGGCAACCTTACTATAAAAGGGAAGACCAATCCTATTACTTTTAACCTTTCCGTTTACGGGAGTAAAGCTACCGCAACCATGAAAGTAGATCGCTCATTATACGATGTAAAATTTGGGTCTGGTAGTTTCTTCGACAATTTAGGGGACAAAACTATATATGACGAATTTGACCTAGTGGTAGATTTGGAATTCTAA
- a CDS encoding NAD(P)H-dependent oxidoreductase, whose product MMSNYLDTLNWRYATKKFDTSKKVSPEKLESLLDAISLSASSYGLQPYEIFVIEDKEVREKLRPAAWDQAQITESSHVIILANQSTFGEELVDDYLENVSATRNIPLESLGGRADFMKSKLVTLPESEKASWTARQAYLALGNLLSAAADLKIDSCPMEGFDAPDINEILGLTEKGLNAAVLVAIGYRSEEDTTQHNKKVRKPKKELITHI is encoded by the coding sequence ATGATGAGCAACTACTTAGATACCTTAAACTGGCGATATGCCACCAAAAAATTTGATACCTCCAAAAAAGTTTCACCCGAAAAATTAGAAAGCTTATTGGATGCTATTTCCTTAAGCGCCTCCTCTTACGGGTTACAGCCTTATGAAATCTTTGTTATTGAAGATAAAGAGGTGCGGGAAAAACTAAGACCTGCTGCATGGGACCAAGCTCAGATCACCGAATCATCTCATGTTATCATATTAGCAAATCAATCCACTTTTGGCGAAGAATTAGTAGATGATTATTTAGAGAATGTTAGTGCCACCCGTAATATCCCACTTGAGAGTTTAGGAGGTCGTGCTGACTTTATGAAATCTAAACTGGTAACATTGCCCGAGTCTGAAAAGGCTTCTTGGACCGCTAGACAAGCATATCTTGCTCTGGGAAATCTATTGTCTGCAGCCGCAGATCTTAAAATAGATAGCTGCCCGATGGAAGGGTTTGACGCTCCAGATATAAATGAAATCCTTGGACTTACTGAAAAGGGCTTAAACGCCGCGGTATTGGTAGCCATAGGGTATAGATCTGAAGAAGATACCACCCAACACAATAAAAAAGTGCGAAAGCCTAAAAAAGAGTTAATTACCCACATATAA
- a CDS encoding MarR family winged helix-turn-helix transcriptional regulator: MDVEEIIKTEKSIPLESRTLIHISLVENKINDIMGQAIKPFGVSLQQFNVLRILRGQKGKPANLSTLNDRMVTKMSNTTRLVDKLILKDYVNREVCPSNRRKIEITITPKGEADLLEIDKNIIEAERKIIQNFNLQELQELNRLLDKF; encoded by the coding sequence ATGGATGTAGAGGAAATTATAAAAACCGAAAAGTCAATTCCCTTAGAAAGTAGGACGCTGATTCACATTAGTCTTGTGGAAAATAAAATCAATGACATAATGGGGCAAGCGATTAAACCCTTCGGTGTTTCACTACAACAGTTTAACGTCCTTAGAATTTTAAGGGGACAAAAAGGGAAACCTGCAAATCTTTCCACGTTAAATGATAGAATGGTGACCAAAATGAGCAACACAACCAGACTTGTGGACAAATTGATTCTAAAGGATTATGTAAACCGAGAAGTTTGCCCCAGTAATAGACGGAAAATAGAAATCACTATTACCCCTAAAGGTGAGGCAGATCTGTTAGAAATTGATAAGAACATTATTGAAGCAGAAAGGAAAATAATCCAAAATTTTAATCTACAAGAACTACAGGAATTAAACAGGCTCTTGGACAAGTTTTAA